A genomic stretch from Desulfohalobium retbaense DSM 5692 includes:
- a CDS encoding extracellular solute-binding protein, with translation MSWLLYRLAILLMASTCCVLPVRSAFAAHALAMNGEPKYSADFTHFAYANPQAPKGGHVRRAAIGTFDTFNPYVPKGMAPQGIGLIYDTLCVQSMDEPFTAYGLLAQDITVPPDRSWVRFTLRENARFHDGHPVHAEDVAFTFELLMAKGSPTYANYYGDVSEVEVLGPRQIRFTFEHANNRELPLILGQLPVLPKHFWKGKDFTSAGLTRPLGSGPYTIETFKPGHFVRYKRVASYWGADLAVNTGRYNFDSLQYDYFRDTTVALEAFKAGEYDFRQENTAKHWATAYTGPAVDQGHIVKERIPHDRPQGMQAFIYNTRRPLFSDPEVRRALAYAFDFEWTNSQLFYGQYTRTKSYFSNSELAAQGPPAPEELALLEPHRSHLPEEALTSAYTVPSTETTPLRQNLRQGLRLLRRAGWTMQDGQLVHKQTGKSFQFTILLRSPSFERVVLPFKRNLAKLGITMEIRRVDASQYVNRLRSFDFDMLIATLPQSNSPGNEQRYFWTSEAASTPGTYNYMGVDNPAIDALVEQVVTAPDRESLITRCRALDRALLWGHYVIPQWHLGALRVARWDIFGRPEKMPRYGLDFFTWWVDPDKAAAVRAFQGR, from the coding sequence ATGTCCTGGTTGTTGTACCGCCTTGCCATCCTGCTCATGGCGAGCACCTGCTGCGTCCTCCCTGTGCGCTCGGCCTTTGCCGCCCACGCCCTGGCCATGAATGGTGAACCAAAATACAGCGCTGACTTCACCCATTTTGCCTACGCCAATCCGCAGGCGCCCAAGGGCGGTCATGTCCGCCGAGCCGCCATCGGCACCTTTGACACCTTCAATCCCTATGTTCCCAAAGGCATGGCGCCGCAGGGAATCGGCCTTATCTACGACACCCTGTGTGTCCAGTCCATGGACGAACCATTCACGGCTTACGGCCTTCTGGCGCAAGACATAACCGTGCCCCCGGATCGCTCCTGGGTGCGCTTTACGCTTCGCGAAAACGCCCGTTTCCACGACGGCCACCCCGTGCACGCCGAGGATGTGGCCTTCACTTTTGAGCTGCTCATGGCAAAAGGGAGTCCAACATATGCAAACTATTACGGGGACGTGAGCGAGGTCGAGGTTCTGGGCCCCAGACAAATCCGCTTCACTTTCGAGCACGCCAACAACCGTGAACTGCCGCTTATCCTCGGCCAGCTGCCGGTGCTGCCCAAGCATTTCTGGAAAGGGAAGGATTTCACTTCAGCCGGATTGACACGCCCCCTGGGCAGCGGCCCGTATACCATCGAGACGTTCAAGCCCGGACATTTTGTGCGCTACAAACGCGTTGCCTCCTATTGGGGCGCTGACCTTGCCGTGAACACCGGGCGCTACAATTTTGATTCCCTGCAATACGACTATTTTCGGGACACCACTGTGGCCTTGGAGGCATTCAAGGCCGGTGAGTACGATTTCCGACAAGAAAACACCGCCAAACACTGGGCCACGGCCTACACCGGTCCAGCGGTGGACCAAGGGCATATTGTCAAGGAACGCATCCCCCATGACCGACCTCAAGGTATGCAGGCCTTTATCTACAACACCCGGCGGCCTCTGTTCAGCGATCCCGAAGTCCGGCGGGCCTTGGCCTACGCCTTTGATTTCGAATGGACCAACTCCCAGCTGTTTTACGGCCAGTACACGCGGACCAAAAGTTATTTTTCCAATTCTGAACTCGCCGCACAGGGACCGCCTGCCCCGGAGGAACTGGCTCTGCTCGAACCGCACCGCAGCCACCTCCCCGAAGAAGCACTGACCTCGGCCTACACCGTGCCCAGCACCGAAACAACGCCCCTGCGCCAAAACCTCCGGCAAGGTCTGCGCCTCTTGCGCCGGGCGGGGTGGACGATGCAAGACGGGCAACTGGTGCACAAGCAAACGGGAAAATCGTTTCAATTTACCATATTGTTGCGTTCCCCGAGTTTCGAACGAGTCGTGCTGCCCTTCAAACGCAACCTGGCCAAACTGGGGATCACCATGGAGATCCGCCGCGTCGATGCCTCCCAATATGTCAACAGATTGCGGAGCTTCGATTTCGACATGCTCATAGCGACCCTGCCCCAATCCAATTCACCAGGAAACGAGCAGCGGTATTTCTGGACCTCCGAAGCCGCCTCCACCCCCGGGACCTACAACTATATGGGCGTCGACAACCCGGCCATCGACGCCCTGGTCGAACAAGTCGTCACCGCCCCGGACAGGGAAAGCCTCATCACCCGGTGCCGCGCCCTGGACCGCGCCCTGTTGTGGGGACACTACGTCATTCCCCAATGGCATCTCGGGGCCCTGCGCGTCGCGCGCTGGGATATTTTCGGTCGCCCGGAAAAGATGCCCCGCTACGGGCTCGATTTTTTCACCTGGTGGGTCGACCCGGACAAGGCCGCTGCCGTAAGAGCCTTTCAGGGGCGCTAG
- a CDS encoding M23 family metallopeptidase: MRIAPHSRHKLHFQRPRKTSPRRVGIVAVLGLILFAASLISLPEDEPPKPNFQDTSSPVQAGQPQQTSKAQQTASKPVAKEPSLGSQMAAPRAEAALPPLETTKGTIQPGQTATQLLANYFEAPTIYALSRQCEEVYPLTRLKAGQPYTIASRNGEFKQLSYEINETAKLLIEKQDGEFCVAKQPIAYETRKTLVSGTIHSSLYTAVSEAGEEPEFALLLAEIFAWDVDFVRDLRQGDHFTALVEKRYRKGKHSGYGRILAASFTNKGKTFQAFWYEDTQGEGSYFDARGQSVRKAFLKAPLSFTRISSGYSNNRLHPVLKIRRPHHGIDYAARTGTPIKTVGDGVIMTRSYAKGAGRYVKVRHPNGYVTVYNHMSRFASNLRTGQKVRQGEVIGYVGSTGLSTGPHLDFRMKKHGTYVNPLKVESPPCEPVPSEEKERFQAHIQPLLAQLQQAEQQYLATAETP, translated from the coding sequence ATGCGCATTGCCCCGCATTCACGACACAAGCTCCATTTTCAGCGTCCCCGGAAGACCTCTCCGCGGCGGGTCGGCATTGTCGCTGTCCTCGGTCTGATTTTGTTTGCCGCCAGCCTTATTTCCCTGCCTGAAGACGAACCGCCCAAGCCGAACTTCCAGGACACATCCTCGCCGGTACAGGCGGGTCAGCCCCAGCAGACATCCAAGGCACAGCAGACTGCCAGCAAACCAGTTGCCAAAGAACCCTCCCTGGGCAGCCAAATGGCCGCTCCCCGGGCCGAAGCGGCCTTGCCGCCGTTGGAAACGACCAAGGGGACCATCCAGCCCGGCCAGACCGCGACACAATTGCTGGCAAACTATTTCGAAGCACCCACGATTTACGCCTTGAGCCGCCAATGCGAGGAGGTCTATCCCCTGACCCGCCTCAAAGCCGGACAACCTTACACTATCGCCTCGCGCAACGGCGAATTCAAACAGCTCAGTTATGAGATAAACGAAACGGCGAAGCTGCTGATCGAAAAGCAGGACGGCGAATTTTGCGTTGCCAAACAACCGATCGCCTACGAAACCAGGAAAACCTTGGTCAGTGGAACTATACACTCCAGCCTGTACACGGCAGTCTCTGAAGCCGGAGAAGAGCCGGAATTCGCGTTGTTGCTTGCAGAAATCTTTGCCTGGGATGTCGATTTCGTCCGGGATCTGCGCCAGGGAGACCATTTCACCGCCCTTGTGGAAAAACGGTACCGCAAAGGAAAGCACAGCGGATACGGCCGGATTCTGGCCGCCAGTTTCACCAATAAAGGCAAAACGTTTCAGGCCTTCTGGTACGAGGATACCCAGGGAGAAGGCTCCTATTTCGATGCCCGCGGACAATCGGTACGCAAAGCCTTTTTGAAGGCACCGCTTTCCTTCACCCGCATCTCCTCAGGGTATTCCAACAACCGCTTGCACCCCGTGCTCAAAATCCGCCGCCCCCACCACGGCATCGATTACGCGGCCCGAACTGGCACCCCTATCAAAACCGTAGGTGACGGTGTTATCATGACTCGCTCCTACGCCAAAGGCGCGGGCCGGTACGTCAAGGTCCGCCATCCCAACGGCTATGTCACGGTCTATAACCATATGAGTCGCTTTGCCAGCAATCTGCGGACCGGCCAAAAAGTCCGGCAGGGGGAGGTCATCGGTTATGTAGGCAGCACCGGACTCTCCACCGGCCCCCATCTCGATTTTCGCATGAAAAAACACGGGACGTATGTCAATCCGCTCAAGGTGGAGTCTCCCCCGTGCGAACCGGTTCCCAGCGAAGAGAAAGAACGATTCCAGGCCCACATCCAACCGTTGCTCGCCCAACTTCAGCAGGCGGAACAGCAATACCTGGCCACGGCCGAGACCCCGTAA
- a CDS encoding aldehyde ferredoxin oxidoreductase family protein, which yields MDKILRINLGADGGPKYTEEPLGDYAGLGGRALTSAIVHNEVPADCHPLGQENKLVMSPGLLSGTAASTSGRLSVGCKSPLTGGIKESNAGGQAAQVMAKLGYAAIVLEGSQPKDLYKMTISQDGVKIETANDLKMHTNYQLMNKFKDDYIKSGTMISIGTAGEMRMANSTIAVTDPEGRPSRHAGRGGVGAVMGSKGLKMLLLDGTGAKMRKPQDQEAFKQANKTFVEGLKGHAVTGQGLPAYGTNILTNIINEAGGYPTYNFKEGQYKGAANLSGELQAEIEQKRGGNPTHGCHRGCGIQCSGVFVDKDGNYVTKQPEYETVWSHGGNCGIDDLDTIARLDFMDDDYGLDTIEMGATIGVAMEAGLIEFGDAEGAINLVHEVGKGTHLGRLLGAGTAATAKALGIERAPVVKNQAMPAYDPRAVKGVGVTYATSPMGADHTAGYAVATNILKVGPGQQDPLASGGQAELSRDLQVATAALDSTGMCVFTAFAILDQPETFQALIDMLNAFYGLSLTADDVVALGKNVLTQERAFNTNAGFTKVHDRLPYYFKREKLSPHDVTFDISDEELDSVFNW from the coding sequence ATGGATAAGATTTTGCGCATCAACCTCGGTGCCGACGGCGGCCCGAAATATACCGAAGAGCCTCTCGGTGACTATGCCGGACTCGGTGGCCGGGCCTTGACCTCGGCCATTGTCCACAATGAAGTCCCGGCTGACTGCCACCCCTTGGGCCAAGAAAACAAATTGGTCATGTCCCCGGGACTGCTCAGCGGCACCGCGGCCTCGACCTCCGGTCGGCTTTCCGTTGGCTGCAAAAGCCCTTTGACCGGCGGCATCAAGGAATCTAATGCCGGCGGGCAAGCCGCTCAGGTCATGGCCAAACTCGGCTATGCCGCCATTGTCCTGGAAGGATCCCAACCGAAGGATCTGTACAAGATGACCATCAGCCAGGACGGCGTGAAGATCGAGACAGCCAACGACCTGAAAATGCACACCAACTATCAGTTGATGAACAAATTCAAGGACGATTACATCAAAAGCGGGACCATGATCTCCATCGGCACCGCCGGTGAAATGCGCATGGCCAACTCAACCATCGCGGTCACTGACCCTGAAGGTCGCCCCTCACGCCATGCCGGACGCGGTGGCGTCGGCGCGGTCATGGGCAGCAAGGGGCTGAAAATGCTTCTGCTGGACGGCACAGGGGCCAAAATGCGCAAGCCCCAGGACCAGGAGGCGTTCAAGCAGGCCAACAAGACCTTCGTCGAAGGGCTGAAGGGCCACGCCGTCACCGGCCAGGGACTGCCCGCCTACGGCACGAACATCCTGACCAATATCATCAATGAGGCCGGCGGCTACCCCACGTATAATTTCAAGGAAGGGCAGTACAAAGGTGCTGCCAATCTCAGCGGGGAACTTCAGGCGGAGATCGAACAAAAGCGCGGCGGCAACCCGACCCATGGCTGCCATCGCGGGTGCGGCATCCAATGCTCCGGTGTCTTTGTTGACAAAGACGGCAACTACGTTACCAAACAGCCGGAATATGAAACCGTGTGGTCGCATGGCGGCAACTGCGGCATCGACGACCTGGACACCATTGCCCGCCTCGATTTCATGGACGATGACTACGGCCTGGACACCATCGAAATGGGCGCCACCATCGGTGTGGCCATGGAAGCTGGTTTGATCGAATTCGGCGATGCCGAAGGGGCAATCAACCTGGTCCATGAAGTCGGCAAAGGGACCCACCTTGGACGTTTGCTCGGAGCCGGCACAGCGGCCACGGCCAAGGCGCTGGGCATTGAACGGGCCCCGGTTGTCAAGAACCAGGCCATGCCTGCCTACGACCCGCGGGCGGTCAAAGGTGTCGGCGTCACCTACGCCACCAGTCCCATGGGCGCTGACCACACCGCCGGGTATGCGGTGGCCACGAACATCCTCAAGGTCGGTCCCGGCCAGCAGGATCCCCTGGCGTCCGGCGGACAGGCCGAACTTTCCCGCGACCTCCAGGTCGCCACAGCCGCGCTGGACTCCACAGGCATGTGCGTTTTCACTGCCTTTGCCATCCTGGATCAGCCAGAGACCTTCCAGGCGCTGATCGACATGCTCAACGCCTTCTACGGCCTTTCTTTGACGGCCGACGATGTCGTTGCTCTGGGCAAAAACGTACTGACCCAGGAACGCGCCTTCAACACCAACGCCGGTTTCACCAAGGTCCACGACCGCTTGCCCTATTACTTCAAGCGGGAAAAGCTCTCCCCCCATGATGTGACATTTGACATCTCCGATGAAGAGTTGGACTCGGTTTTCAACTGGTAG
- a CDS encoding microcin C ABC transporter permease YejB, translated as MGSYILRRLFLMVPTLLGILTINFFLIQAAPGGPVEQFMAKLHGQAGRSVERFAGSESGDFQTQTPNGENDISYRGAQGLDPELVQKIEKLYGFDKPMWQRYIHMLGNYLRFDLGDSFFRERSVMGLILSKLPVSVSLGFWSTLIIYAVSIPLGIRKALHHGSRFDVWSSTAIIVGNAIPVFLFAILLIVLFAGGSYWDIFPLRGLTSPDFADLSLWAKIKDYFWHLTLPVLSMVIGGFATLTLLTKNSFLDEIGKQYVVTARAKGLTEKRILYGHVFRNAMLIIIAGFPAAFISMFFTGSLLIEVIFSLDGLGLLGFESTLQRDYPVMFGTLYIFTLIGLLAKLASDLTYTLVDPRIDFERRD; from the coding sequence ATGGGCAGCTATATCCTGCGCCGCCTCTTTCTGATGGTCCCCACCCTGCTGGGCATCCTGACCATCAATTTCTTTCTCATCCAGGCCGCTCCCGGCGGTCCAGTGGAACAATTTATGGCCAAGCTCCATGGCCAGGCCGGACGGTCCGTGGAACGCTTCGCTGGCAGCGAATCCGGGGATTTCCAGACCCAAACCCCAAACGGCGAGAACGATATCTCCTACAGGGGCGCTCAGGGCCTGGACCCGGAACTTGTGCAAAAGATCGAAAAACTCTACGGGTTCGACAAGCCCATGTGGCAGCGGTATATCCACATGCTGGGCAACTATCTGCGCTTCGACCTCGGGGACTCCTTTTTCCGCGAACGATCGGTCATGGGACTCATCCTCTCCAAACTCCCGGTTTCCGTGTCCCTCGGATTTTGGAGCACCCTGATCATTTACGCTGTCTCCATTCCCTTGGGCATTCGCAAAGCGCTGCACCACGGCTCGCGCTTTGACGTCTGGAGCAGTACGGCCATCATTGTCGGAAACGCTATCCCAGTCTTTTTATTTGCCATTTTACTTATTGTTCTTTTCGCTGGCGGCTCGTACTGGGATATCTTTCCCTTGCGGGGGCTGACCTCACCCGACTTTGCGGATCTCTCGCTGTGGGCAAAAATCAAGGATTATTTCTGGCATTTGACACTGCCGGTTCTCTCCATGGTCATTGGCGGCTTCGCGACCCTGACCCTGTTGACGAAGAACTCCTTTCTCGACGAGATCGGCAAGCAGTATGTGGTCACTGCCCGGGCCAAAGGGCTGACCGAAAAACGGATTCTTTATGGCCATGTCTTTCGCAACGCGATGCTGATCATCATCGCCGGATTTCCAGCCGCCTTTATCAGCATGTTTTTTACCGGCTCCCTGCTCATTGAGGTCATTTTTTCTCTGGACGGGCTGGGGCTGCTGGGCTTTGAATCCACGTTGCAACGCGATTATCCGGTCATGTTCGGCACCCTCTATATTTTCACTCTTATCGGCCTGCTGGCCAAACTCGCCAGCGACCTGACCTACACCCTTGTCGACCCCCGCATTGACTTTGAACGCCGGGATTGA
- a CDS encoding MoaD/ThiS family protein: protein MSITVKCYATLSAYQPENPESFPLTAGETVASLIDRLGIDPDEVKITFVNSRSVAVETPLHDGDRVGIFPAVGGG from the coding sequence ATGAGCATCACTGTGAAATGTTACGCCACCCTCTCTGCCTATCAGCCTGAAAATCCAGAAAGCTTCCCCCTGACCGCGGGAGAAACCGTGGCCAGCCTGATAGATCGGCTTGGAATAGACCCAGACGAAGTCAAAATAACCTTTGTCAACAGCCGAAGCGTCGCTGTTGAGACTCCGTTGCACGACGGTGACCGGGTTGGGATTTTTCCCGCCGTTGGCGGGGGATGA
- a CDS encoding GGDEF domain-containing protein, with the protein MIHLTGAESGVPGAIPAHEASFLQRQALELMHLSDFPPTQPRAGEQEETVEPFGTILGRCRGSKGAHLVVLQEKALSLLGSLYGQDVLEAALQRVEHVLRRSANTFAPPPNPPAGLIRFEAGEYIVVWNVPEAASWIEDAAFVLRMALQKELQHLFVQSLGKQAHVRSGQASETCGRGRTWERTFYQALDAARSRCSVTSNLENLSLMREFELLVAGRTVEAHFQPIVSLVTGQTLGWEALSRGPEGSPFRSPQFMFDFAEESDSLFALERACRARAIAECGPLQKGQKLFLNIHPRTMLDPNFTPGQTKRLLANTGLAPDDVVFEITERHSVKDFGLFHKALDHYRSQGFKVAVDDAGAGYAGLWSIAQLRPDYIKVDMSLVQGVAHDPVRRALMETFVAFADKVGARVIAEGIENHTDLSSLTAMGVHCGQGFLFARPAAPRPEPANVMDNLAAPVPKLHTGCRIPLANLVDPVMQVDQSASVEDVRLLMKEQKPLASVVVVHRERPVGLIMSHHLDRHLASRYGVALYSKRPVTNLMDGQALIVDENEAVERVAQLAMGRERFKAYDDIIVTRHGRLLGVVSVQQMIDAMAQAQVEMAKGANPLTGLPGNVALEQEIETRMARHDPTAIVYADLDNFKVYNDTYGFKQGDEVIQLLAKILVWAGKRHGAEGSFVGHIGGDDFVLLAHPDQVERICTGVVRCFGRAVRGYYTQQDRTQGCTRGVGRDGSVACFPLVAVSLGVVFCHGPCPMQVLSERAAEIKHYAKTYSGNNYVLDRRGVLGEG; encoded by the coding sequence ATGATACATCTCACTGGGGCTGAGAGCGGTGTGCCCGGAGCGATACCTGCTCATGAAGCGTCCTTTTTGCAGCGTCAAGCCCTCGAACTCATGCATCTTTCTGATTTTCCGCCCACCCAGCCACGAGCGGGTGAACAGGAGGAAACCGTGGAGCCATTCGGAACAATCCTGGGCCGTTGCCGGGGAAGCAAGGGGGCGCATCTGGTCGTGCTCCAGGAGAAAGCGCTTTCTTTGCTGGGGTCGTTATACGGTCAGGACGTTTTGGAAGCGGCCTTGCAACGGGTCGAACACGTCCTGCGTCGTAGTGCGAATACCTTTGCTCCGCCCCCGAATCCCCCGGCCGGCCTTATTCGGTTCGAGGCCGGCGAGTATATTGTGGTCTGGAACGTACCGGAGGCGGCGTCCTGGATTGAGGATGCCGCGTTTGTGTTGCGCATGGCCCTGCAAAAAGAATTGCAGCACCTGTTTGTGCAAAGCCTGGGTAAGCAGGCGCATGTGCGCTCCGGCCAAGCCTCGGAAACCTGCGGCCGGGGGCGGACGTGGGAACGCACCTTCTACCAGGCCCTGGATGCAGCTCGAAGCCGGTGCAGTGTGACCAGCAACCTGGAGAACCTGTCCCTGATGCGCGAGTTTGAATTGCTGGTGGCCGGGAGGACTGTGGAGGCCCATTTCCAACCGATTGTTTCCCTGGTTACGGGACAGACCTTGGGCTGGGAGGCCTTGAGTCGGGGACCTGAGGGATCTCCGTTTCGCTCACCGCAGTTCATGTTCGATTTTGCCGAGGAAAGCGATTCCCTGTTCGCCCTGGAGCGGGCCTGCCGGGCCAGGGCGATTGCCGAGTGCGGCCCTCTGCAAAAGGGACAGAAATTGTTTTTGAACATCCATCCGCGGACCATGCTCGACCCGAATTTTACGCCCGGCCAGACCAAGCGGCTGCTGGCGAATACCGGCTTGGCGCCCGACGATGTGGTTTTTGAAATCACGGAACGACATTCAGTCAAGGATTTCGGCCTGTTTCACAAGGCGTTGGACCATTATCGCAGCCAAGGTTTTAAGGTGGCGGTGGATGATGCCGGGGCCGGGTATGCTGGATTGTGGTCGATTGCCCAATTGCGGCCGGACTATATCAAGGTCGACATGTCTCTGGTTCAGGGGGTGGCCCATGACCCTGTGCGGCGGGCCCTTATGGAGACTTTTGTGGCCTTTGCCGACAAGGTCGGAGCCCGGGTGATCGCCGAGGGGATCGAAAACCATACCGATCTGTCCTCACTGACGGCCATGGGAGTCCATTGCGGTCAGGGGTTTTTATTTGCCCGTCCGGCCGCGCCCCGCCCGGAACCAGCGAATGTTATGGACAATCTGGCCGCACCGGTGCCGAAGCTGCACACCGGTTGCCGTATCCCCCTGGCCAATCTGGTTGACCCAGTGATGCAGGTCGATCAATCGGCCAGTGTCGAGGACGTGCGGCTGTTGATGAAAGAACAGAAGCCGTTGGCCAGTGTGGTCGTGGTGCACCGGGAGCGCCCGGTCGGACTTATTATGAGCCACCATCTCGATCGGCATTTGGCCTCGCGTTACGGGGTAGCGTTGTATTCCAAGCGCCCGGTCACGAATTTGATGGACGGGCAAGCCCTGATTGTCGACGAGAATGAGGCCGTGGAGCGGGTGGCGCAATTGGCTATGGGACGGGAACGGTTCAAGGCGTATGACGATATCATTGTTACCCGCCATGGCCGTCTTCTTGGGGTGGTTTCAGTGCAGCAGATGATCGATGCTATGGCCCAGGCCCAGGTGGAGATGGCCAAAGGCGCCAATCCTCTCACGGGGCTGCCCGGGAATGTGGCTCTGGAGCAGGAAATCGAAACCCGGATGGCCCGGCACGACCCCACGGCCATCGTGTACGCCGATCTGGACAATTTTAAAGTCTACAACGACACCTATGGCTTCAAGCAGGGCGATGAGGTCATTCAGCTCCTGGCCAAGATCTTGGTCTGGGCGGGGAAACGTCACGGGGCAGAAGGAAGTTTTGTGGGCCATATCGGCGGCGATGATTTTGTGCTTCTGGCCCATCCCGATCAGGTGGAACGGATTTGTACCGGCGTGGTGCGCTGTTTCGGGCGCGCAGTCCGAGGATATTATACCCAGCAGGATCGCACGCAGGGCTGTACCCGCGGGGTGGGGCGCGATGGCAGCGTCGCCTGCTTTCCCCTGGTCGCCGTCTCCCTGGGCGTGGTGTTTTGCCACGGACCGTGTCCCATGCAGGTTCTCAGTGAGCGGGCTGCCGAGATCAAACACTACGCAAAAACATATTCCGGAAACAATTATGTGCTGGACCGCCGGGGGGTGCTTGGCGAAGGGTGA
- a CDS encoding ABC transporter permease: MHRLWHILRPGPLTRRRWAAFKTNKRGYWSMWLFLLLFLASLGAEGIANDKPLLVWFKGQMYAPVIRSYPETTFGGVFPSETDYRDPFVQELIEDNGWMLWPPVRYSYDTINYDLDQPAPSPPSTENWLGTDDHGRDVLARVIYGFRVSVLFGLVLTVLSSLVGVMVGALQGYFGGRVDILGQRFLEIWSGLPVLFVLIILSSFVQPSFWWILGIMLLFSWMPLVDLVRAEFLRARNMEFVLAARALGVGHAMIMAKHILPNAMVATMTFLPFLLNGSITTLTSLDFLGFGLPAGSASLGELLAQGKANLHAPWIGISSFMVLAGLLTLLVFIGEGARDAFDPRHTQ; this comes from the coding sequence ATGCACCGTCTGTGGCACATACTCCGCCCGGGACCGCTGACCAGACGCCGCTGGGCCGCGTTCAAGACCAATAAACGCGGCTACTGGTCCATGTGGCTCTTTCTGCTGCTCTTCCTGGCCTCTCTGGGGGCCGAAGGCATCGCCAACGACAAGCCGTTGCTCGTGTGGTTCAAAGGTCAGATGTATGCCCCGGTCATCCGCTCCTATCCGGAAACCACTTTTGGCGGGGTCTTTCCTTCGGAAACCGATTACCGCGACCCCTTTGTCCAGGAACTCATTGAGGACAACGGCTGGATGCTCTGGCCACCTGTGCGGTACAGTTACGACACCATCAATTACGACCTCGACCAGCCGGCCCCCTCCCCGCCGAGCACAGAAAATTGGCTGGGGACGGACGATCACGGCCGGGATGTCCTGGCCCGGGTCATTTACGGATTTCGGGTTTCGGTCCTGTTTGGCCTTGTATTGACCGTATTGAGTTCACTTGTCGGAGTGATGGTAGGAGCCCTGCAGGGCTACTTCGGGGGCAGGGTGGATATACTGGGGCAACGATTTCTGGAGATCTGGTCCGGTTTGCCGGTCCTTTTTGTGCTCATCATCCTCTCGAGCTTTGTACAGCCAAGCTTCTGGTGGATTCTGGGCATCATGCTCCTGTTCAGCTGGATGCCCTTGGTGGACCTTGTTCGGGCGGAATTCCTGCGGGCGCGCAACATGGAGTTCGTCCTTGCCGCCCGGGCCCTGGGCGTGGGGCACGCCATGATCATGGCCAAACATATCCTTCCCAACGCCATGGTCGCGACCATGACGTTTCTGCCCTTCCTGCTCAACGGATCTATTACCACACTGACGTCACTGGATTTTCTCGGTTTCGGGTTGCCGGCCGGCTCCGCTTCGCTGGGCGAACTCCTTGCGCAGGGCAAGGCCAATCTCCATGCCCCCTGGATCGGTATCTCCAGTTTTATGGTCCTGGCCGGCCTTTTGACCCTCCTGGTCTTTATCGGGGAGGGAGCACGGGACGCCTTTGACCCGCGCCACACACAATAA